AAAACTACTTGAATTTATACTGATGCTTTTGTTAAAGAAATGCAAATATTGTTTGGTTTATTGGTTTATGGTATAAAATAATGTAAAATTTGAGCGCAGCCTTCGCATTGGGAGTCGGATCATAACAAAGAATCTGTCCATGGGCAAAATTCGAGAGGAGTTAGATCAAAAGACTATTATGTGAACAAAAAGGAGCAAACATTTATGCAAAAGAAGTTAGAGAGCAGAATTATACATGACTTCAGATTCAGATATACTCTACAGATAGTGCTGTAAAGCCCAAATCTCTAACATAAACTTGAAATATACGTGTGTGAATTTTGGAAAAAATAAGTGTAGAAAAAGATTTATCCATGTAAATTTATGTGTAGATTTGGTCTTGGAGTTGAATTGTGTAAAGAAGCACTAAATGTTGCAAATTTAGATACAAATTGAAGCAATTGTCTGAACAAAGTGGAAGAAATGGTTAAAGTATCAGCTTAGGAAGCAAGAACCATACAAGAATTCACATTCACGTATGATTTACAAGCAAAAACCTACAGAAAGTAGTGATCAAGAGAGTATTTATCAGTAGTTAGACTCTAGCagctaaatttttaaaaattgaattcATATACCGCTGCAAAGTTTTATTCTCTAGCCGAGAAAATAAAATTAGGCAGAGAGTTCTTTTTAGTAGCTGTATCATAAAAAGTGAAATAAAAAGTAGACAGACATTGAAGCAAGAGACTGTTATCCCAACCAAGTAAAATAAAAAGTGATAAATTGGGTCTGGGAGCAGATTTATACAAAATTTCATGTTTATGTATGCCCTGCAAATGAAAAACCTGCAAAGAGTAGTATAAACCTCAACATTTATTGAAAGTTTAATTtaagtaattaaatattttaaCGGACATTGTAGGGAAAACAAAGATACAATAATCCTGCCATAGGATTAAAAAAGAAGTGATTATAAAGCTTCAACTAGTTTATATAGAGCGAAAAAAAATtggtttaaaaaattaaaataatgtaaAATTTGTGTACAGGGCTGATCTGGAGCTGGATTGTGTAAAGAACCACTCTACGTGAATTTTGACATACTGACGCAAAACACGATTCTCTGATCAAGGTGAAATAAATAATGATGCAAATGATCATCTCATAGAGCATATATTTACGAGATTAAAGCATCAGGTATGCTCTGATTGTGAAGACATACAAATAGTAGTGCAAAGCATAGCATTTGATAAAAGTTACACTCTACAAGCAAAATATTATAACAATAAGTGCAGAACATCATCTAAACCATTCGAAGATTAAGAAATTCTTCTTCAATGGCCAAAAGCATATATTTGTGATACCTTGGCTTGTTCATACTGaggaaaaaatcaaaaatattgaaagctttgaattatttttgtttttctatatGATTTTTCGTCCGCTTACCTAATAGTAACGAGCTATGTGTTCAATGCTTGTTTTATTTTGCAGAAAGGAGGAGAGATgctgaaatcatgaaaaattgatcCATTGGTTACATTTGTAATACTGAGATAAAATCAACCACGGCCAAGGAAGAACCTAGATTTTTGCAAAACATTTGGATCCGAAACTGGCATTCAGAcattcaattttcaaaattcaaagcaATCCATGCATTGTAGCTAGAATATTGTGCCTTAAAGCTGCCAATTTCAGAGTCTAGCCAGAACTAAGTGCAGATTATTTGCAATTGAAATTAGAGGTTTACAAATATGCCCCAAaatgcaagaaacaaaagaaaGCTCAACTGGAGCAAGCTCTATTCTTTCAAAAATtgtttaaaaagttcaaaagaatCCTATCCTCCTCAACTTCTAGAAGGTCCTGGTTTCTCTCGTGTTGTTTACTGCAACAATCCAGACCTACACAGGAAAAAGCCTCTCAAGTACCCTTCAAACTATGTCTCTACCACTAAATATACTGTTATTTCCTTTCTGCCAAAAGCTCTTTTTGAACAGTTCCGGAGAGTTGcaaatctttattttctttttgctGCCGCACTCTCAGTCACACCATCATTGAGTCCAGTTTCACCTATAAGTACAATTGCTCCTCTGGCATTTGTGGTTGGATTGAGTATGCTAAAGGAGGGCATCGAAGACTTTCGCAGGTTTCTACAGGTATAATTTAGAATAATAATATTAGCAGATGAATAATGATAATTTGCCAATACCATGTATTTTTTAAAAAAGGGTATCGATTGTTTGCTACGGCTTGTAGTGATTGTTTACTATGGCTTATAGAGTAGATTTGACATATATGCTACAAAATTCTATGGTTAAGCATGCTTGAGCTAGAATAGCCTTCTGATGGGTGACATCTTGAAGTCATGGTACTTCACACATGAAAACAACCTAAATGCACTAAAATAAATCAACACATGATTCAATACTATGCGGAAACACTTCTATGAAAATAATTATAGGAATGATTTAAGTAGCGTATAAGCTGGAGAGATCATGTTTAAATTCTATTATATGTCTCATATACCCTACAAGATCTTCCAAGGAATTATATAGAAAATTTCTATCCCATATGTCTGCAGGATGCTTATGTATCAACAGTGAAACAATTAGATCAGTTTTTATACGTTCAAATTCcatatcattcattcgaaatttccaTATCATCTCTTTGATGCATGCTAATGTCCTTTTCTAGCAATTCTTTTTCTGTACCCCattggatttttttaattttattggtCAAATCCTTTGCTTTGGAAAAGGTTTTTATGCTTTCCTTAAACATTCTCCTCCAATAACCTGTCATCCCATTTTTCAGTTTGATTCCAATACCCTTTCTCATAATACAAATTTCCAAACTATCCTCTCCTATCACATGCTAGGATTTAAGTTTTCTAATTCGGAAGAGTAATCCTTTGTTCTAGTAAACAATCCTAATTCAGATGTAAAAGTTTCTTCTCACAGTTAACTTATTTCTACTCACCTTGGTGGGTGCCACTTTTTTGTATACATATTTTTACTGCACATTTTCTTATTGGTTTTAAAAATCCTATATTCCTGAAAATTTTCCCAGATATTTTTAAGCTTTTTCTTTTGaacaccaaattttgactttttgacTTAGTGCCCAATCTAAGAGGGCAAACCTTATTGTGTACACCAATACTGTTTGCAGGTCTGCATCATTTCTCCTTCGATTGGGTGTAATCCCCACTGACAATGTGAATATCCCTTGTAGGAGATTTAATCTACAATCAAACTTCGAACTTTGGCATTCTAATTAGCAGGAGTTAGAATTTGAGCCactcaaaatcaaaataaaaaatagattaagGCATTTGGATTTGAAAATATTTCTTTCCAAAAGATTATGTTTTTCTTTAATAAAGTGTTGAAAGGGGCCAATTCCTTCAACAATGATCAGCAACCACCCTTGGAATAACCTAATGCAAACTTACGCATAAAATCAACAATGTTGCAGCAAGTCAATGACATATCTGCAGCATAACAAACTAACAAGCAGCATTAAAACTAAAGTAAATTAAGGCCGATTGCTACTTCCAATTCTTCTTCTAGATGTTCATACACAAATTTCATGGCTGTCTCATTAGACACTTTACATTTAGTTGTCTTTTGGCTGCGAGTCTTGGCACTAGGGTCCTCTTGAGTATGACTCTTGTGTTTCTTCAATATCGCATGAAGCATATGGATGCTTTGGGAACAATTTTGGATGGTAGTTCTATTGACATCAACAATTTTTTCAGATTCTCCTTGATGGCTTTTAACTCACATTCCAGATTGTTGATTCTTTCCTCCTACTTCAGTTTGTCCTCTTTCAGTCTATAGATGTCTTCCAAAATGTTCCACTACTCCTTGACTAGATTGTCATTAACATTTGGTTGAGAAGTATGACTACTTATGCTTTGGTCAAGCAAAGATATCTTAAGGTTAAGTCTTTTATTATCCATAAAGAACCATTTGATTTGAGAGTACCATGGTGGACTAATATTTCCTTCCCCATCCCACTTGTTTTATCTGCTAGTGGCTCAAGAATAGAAGCCAAAACTTCAAGGTTGGAGACAACATACCTAgaacattcaagagaaacaagggagaTACCAAGGAGAACACAATTACCATCAACAAGTCCAACATTCTCAACAATATCCTCCTCTTCAatcaccttttctttacctttcacctaTAGACGATTCTCCTCATCAATGACTCTCTTAAAAGCGAGTGACCTATTCCCATCAGGCACCTTCCTCCTATCATCCACAACTTCCTCCTCAAAACATCCTTGCACATGAGAGACAATTTTTCTGTTTCTCTTGTTAGCCTACTCAACCAACTTGGAGGGGCCCTAAACCTCCATATTGGAAGCATTAATAACCTTAAAACCCCTGAGCATTGAATATGTTTAGGAAACATTACCTACCTATCAAGGGGCCTTAACACTTGTTCAAAAACCATCTCCTCCTCCCTTGCTGTAGGATTTGGGGTGGATGAGGGATTAATATTTCGAGCCATTAAATTTAGTAAGAAAATGAGGGATTGGTATTGTTGGGTCCCAACACACTACTCCACTTCCTACAATCAAATCTCACTCATAAGGCCAAGCTTGTGATTATGCAAGTGAAATTAGTTCATCAACAAACTATGGAGGGTTGAAGGCCAAATCTACGAGAGTGGGTTATATGTCCTATACTTTGAGCTCAGCTTAAACTCAGGAGGGTGTTCTAGCGGTATACCTTAACAAGTATTAAACTTAAACAAAATGGACGATTACAAATTATTGACAACCAAACCCAATTTGTTGACTTGGCCCCAAAGATTGCCAATAAACCAAGAACAATTGGATACCTCCTAACCCCTATATAGTGTTGATACAACTATGCACGTATGACCTACGTAAAACTTATCTATCAAGCATTCACTTAAGAATAAATCCCTAGTTATATTGACAATCGTGAGTGCATAGAAGGATCACTTAAACTAAAATACTAATGTAATGTTTTGTTTGATTGATGGTGTGAGATTGGTATATGGATCCAAACTAGTACCTATTCATTGGGTGTAGAGTAAAAGATATCAAATTGAACGACGAATTGAAAGCACAAAGACCACAACTATGCATTCATATGCACCAGAATGATGACAATAATGTACAAAACATACTCAATCATCCATGAAAACACTGCATAAAGCCATTTGAAACATGCAAAAGGCCATTACAAAGCTTCCAATGCTTGGAATGTTGTTACAATCATACCAGCAAATGTGGTAAGAGAAACCTTAGCCAAGAAGAGTCCCCTAAAGATCTACAGGTGTTCATGGAGACATTAATATACATGTCATATAAAACATTTGTATCTACCGTTGAATAACACAAAATCTACTCAAAATAGTTTGGAATAGCAAATTTTGTGCACTAGAGAGCTTTGGCATCCACACAGGTGTCTACAAAACCATACTGCAACCAACTTCCTTAAAATAAGACCCAAAACAAAACATATATCCCAGGTCACCAAACCCTAATTACTACACTATAACACATTCAAATTTGTGGTTGAAGATGAAATTCCACTCAAAATGTGTGTTCCAGATTGATGGAGgacctcatcattcatttcttgtGGTTGGGTGAAAGGGCACCATTAGGAGTTGAAGTGGGTGGATGAAAAAATGCACCATCAAGCCCCAAAAAACCATTAAAAACTCATCTTGTGCCAAGTCAAGCCTTCGAAATCTGTGGCATTAAAAATCATGGACCCTTGACAAGAGAATAGGAATTCGTGGAGGTTGGGCCTTGGGCCTGTAGCATACCACATGCCAATCCTACCAGGAAACAAGCAGGGAAAATCATGAAACCATGACGAGGTACTTTGCCATTAGACTTTGGGCATCAAGCCTACCATCAAACATTAGGCATCAAGCCCACCTCAAGATGCATGTTGAGATGGTAGAAGGGGAGAGGGAATGTTCAAAGTTCATCCCTTGAAGGACTTAGACGATTTTAACTTCTCTTTATCAGCAGTCAAGGGCCAACTAGGAACTGAGAATGTGGTTGAGGTTCCGAGAACCACTAGAAGTTGTGATGCCTTTTTGCAACTTTCCTTGGCCACTTTTATTGTCATGCTTATTCACTTTATTGACACTTAGACCAGAAGAGGGAACACATTGGAGGTTTCCATGGTAAAATCCAACATTTCTTTGCCTTCATCACCTTTCTATTTTTTCGTTAGTACTTAGAGTTTCACCAAGAACCAAGAACCAAACATTGGTTCCTACGGTTCCAAGAACCACCAAAACCTTTGACTTCATATCACTTGACAATTTTTGCCCAAAACTTTACCAAATTGAAACTAGAAGCACCCATTAAGCATATCTTCAAGATGTATCTTTCAAAAATGTGCATATCTTACTTTGCCCCTATTGATAGTTCTGATCCCATTAGGAACTAAATTGGTGTTGAAGGAGGTTATGAAACTAGGAGAAAATCCCATTACCCGGCTTGTAACATCTTTTTCACTCCATTAGTGCTTTCATAGGGAAAAGGAACAGGAACCATCGACAATTTTGATCCGCTTATATTCTTCAAATTGTCCACTTTAAGTCCACAAATGTCTTTGAAAATGTTCCACTTCTCCTTTGATCAAATTATCACCCACATTTATCTAAGAAGTATCATCACTTATCATTGGTGGAACATAGATATCTTAAGGTTAAGCCTTTTGTTACCCATGGAGAACCATTTAAGAATATTGTGCTGGAccaattttcttctctctcccattcaatttattttctattttctcaaGAATAGAGGTTAACTCTTCAAGGTCGAAGACCGCTTACTTGGAACATGTAGGAGGTATAATGGATGTACTAGGAAGAAAATAATTACCTCAGTAAGTCCAAAATTCTCAACAATATCCTTCTCTTCAATCAAGTTTTCTTAACCCTTCTCCTACAAACCATTCTCCTCATCAATGGCTCTCTTAAATGTGAGTGACTTACTCTCCTTAGACAACTTCCTCCTTTCATTCGTAATTTCCTCCTTACAACATCCTTCCACATGATAAGAAGCCTCTCTTTTTATCTTGTTAACCTACTAAGCCAACTTAGAGGGGCCCTAGACCTCCATATCAAGAGTATTTAAAATCTAAAACTCCTAACCCTTGAATGGGTCTAGGAAACATTACCAATCTCCATATCAAGGGGCCTTGACACCTATTCAACAACCATCTCTTCCTCCCTTGTGATAGGGTTTGGGGTGGGTGGGTACTTGATATTTTGAGCATGCATAATCAATAAGAAAATGAGGGGTTGGCATATAGGGCATGGAGCCTTTTCAAGAATAACTTCCACTATATAGAGTATTCCAAGGACATCATAAAGAGAATCGGAAAGATAACCAATTTTTTGTGTCTAAAATGGCTGAGGATAAATTAGAAAGATAAGAGGCAGATAAGAGGCACTTAAATGTCCCCTTGATAGTGATATACCTCATAATCTAAAGGGCCACTTCATCTTGAGGTGTGGGGAGGGACACCCTATGTAACTAGCTTGTTGTCTCATTAGTTTCTCCTTGCATTTTAGGAAAGTGCTAACAATTTCCTCTTTACCTGTCCTATCCTTGAAAGTCTTTGCTCCCTTCATGGACAACCTGAATATTTGAACTATGATATCATTTATTATCTCTTTCTTAAGACCTTTGACCATCACTTTCTTTGCTTTTTTGTATTACCTCAATTGAGCCAAATAATAGGGGAGATGAAATTAAAAATCTGATCTTCCTTGATACTAGGAAAGAAATCCTTTTAAGTACTTGTTGGAGATAGCTCCTCGCTTGATACATGTGAAGCATTACCTCTAAAATTGACTACACTCATTACCACATGCAAGTCATAATAATGGAAGTGAATGGAAAATAATGTAAATCTAAGAAGATGGATTATCATCAGTAATGAGTTTGGTTACTCTTTTAGATAGCTGGTTCAAATCCATCCATTTAGTATGTTTTGCCATAGAAACCCCTTCATTAGGAAAACAATGTGCCATGTTGTTCCCTTATTTGAAGATATGTTCAATTTTAACTTCCTTGAGAGAATAGATCAAACTTAAAGCATCTCTGATAATATTCTCAATcatccaaaaagtaaagaactattTTAATAGGCTTTTAATGATGCTAGGAGAATCTCCCTTAATAGCCAACGTAGGAATCTCCAATTCATTGGCTACATGAATCACCTTGTAAGTAGCTAAAGACTCTATGAAATGATTCATTTGGAAACCTAGGTTGATAGAGAAAGCTACAGAAAAGGAGGCCATTATTGTATATAATGACATTTGCTATGCTTGATTGGGGTTCCCCTTTGAGGCTATATCAAAGTTCAATTTTAAACCATTAAGAGGCAGCAAGACCATTTAATGAGACTCATAATCTATTTCTTCTTTTCATGAAGATCCTCCATACTAATATCAATGTTCTAGCTATCAACCACTTGGTCTCATTTACCTTCAAAATGGATACATTCCTCTTGTTAATAGCTTTTCCTAGCTTTGAGTCCTCAAAATTTTCCTTAATAGCCAAGAAGGTTTTGTCTCCCACTCTAGTAGGGCTGGCTTTCTTGTCATTGAAGATCCTAGCTTACACTCTAGTCATAAGCCCCAAAGGACATGCGATAAAGCTAATTTCCATATGGTTTTCAGCTTGATATTAGCTAAGGGGAGTTTCATTGAAGACTAGGCCCAACAAAAAGCAAGTTGGACCCAATTAACTTTGAACGTTGGAGAGAAAGAAGCACCAAATGCTCTAAGCATAGTGGAAGTCAATGAATAGATGAAATACTAACTCCAAATCCTTCTCACAAAGAGGAGACCTGCAGGGGATTAGGTTGCATCTTTTGACTAGATTATCTTGAGTAAGGTCTTTGTTCTACACCGCCAACCATAGAAATATATTATTCTTAGGAAAGAGATGTTTAAGTCATACCTATGTCCAACGGGGTTTTCTTGCTAGTGATCAATAAACAAGAAGAAGCTAGATGAGACACTATAGGATCCCTTTGGAGTGGTGGCCCAAATAAGATCATCTTTGTCTACTTTGTACACATGGAAGCCTTTTACTAGGTCAAATAAGCTATTGACCTATTGTACGATCTATATTTTGTCCAATCTCCTACACTAAAATAATAATCTACCTACTCACCCATGGCCCCTTTAAGGGTCTCACATAAGGGGTGAAGGGTATCCAAGGAGGCAAGAGAGCAGTCCAAAGGCCAAGTAATCTCCTATAATATCACCTTCCTACCATTACCTACATTCCATTTAATTCCTTTCTAGAGTAGCTTTCTCCCCTTGACCAAGCCATTCCAATGATCAAAACCATGTGGGAATGGTTCATGAGACAAAAGAGAGAGAAGGAGTCATTGTTAGCCAAGTACTTAGCCTTGAAAATGCTGGTTCATTGAGTCCCTTCCATGAGAAATTTCCATCCAACCTTAGCTAGGAGAGCCAGATTAAGCAATATTAGCTTCTTGTGACCCAACCCCCTCCAACTTCTTAGGTTGGCACAATTGATCCCAGGAAACCAGAGCCACAATTTTCTTCTCTTCTACTCCAAATCTTAGAAACCTTCTTTGAATTTTGTTAAGCTACTTCGCTGTCTTGTTTTGTAATTTGAAGATATACGTGTAAAAAACAGGAAGACTCTGCAAAGTTGACTTCAATAATTGAAGCTTTCCTGCCTATCTTAGCAAGCATCCTTTACATCTTGCTAGTTTCCTTTGAAACCTTTCCAAAATAGAGTTTTAAAAACACTTTGACATCTTACTTGTGAATAGTGGAAGGCCTAAATATGCAGAAGGGAGTTCTTTATGATAACAAGTACAAAACGTAGGCAAAACGTAGGCAAACCTTCTCTATCTCTCCAAAGGCATATTCAGATAAAGTATGCAACTTCTATCAATATTAAACTTTCTCCTCGAGGCCATTTCATACTTAATCAACAAACCTTTTACCTCCTTGATTTCCACTACTGAAGCTTCAACCAATATCATGGTCATTTACAATAACTTTTGCATTTTTCTAAGGATATCCTATCTACAGAGTGCTGATTTGTGCTTTCTGTACTTAAAAACCTGTTTTATGAtagaaattatttctcttttctcCTAATTTAATTCCTCTCACCTATATTAATGCATTTTAGTCAAAATAATTTAGCTTGATGTATATTTAGGACTTCCTTTCGTAATGATCTGCACTTTGATATTTAGTTAtgtgtttttattaaaaaaattattgtgatGTAATTTCTTTACTGttcatttaaaaaaatttctcCCAACTGATAATCCTAGGTGGCTGAAATGGGAACATTAACCTTGCAGGACAAGAAGGTTAACTCTAGAAAGGTGAAGACAAGGAAAGAGAATGGATCCTTTGATTTGAAACCATGGGAAAAGGTTCAAGTTGGAGAGGTGGTGAAGATCGAGAAAGATGAATTCTTTCCAGCTGATTTACTATTGTTGTCATCCAGCTATGATGATGGAATCTGTTATGTTGAGACCATGAATCTAGATGGAGAAACAAATTTGAAGGTCAAGCGATGTTTGGAATTCACTCTTGGCCTGGATAAAGAGAATGAATTTGACCACTTCAATGCAGTTATAAAATGTGAAGATCCTAACCCAAGTCTCTACACTTTTGTGGGCAATTTAGAATTCCATGATCAGGTTTATGCCCTTGGCCCTGAACAGGTGCTTCTTAGAGATTCAAAACTCAGGAATACTCAATACATTTATGGTGTTGTGATTTTCAGTGGTTTTGACACCAAAGTGACGAAAAATTCTACACAGTCTCCCTCCAAGAGAAGTCGCATTGAGCATAAAATTGATCGTATAATATATCTCCTCTTCACAGTGCTtctcttaatctctttgatcactgctttgggtttttctttgttgacaaaatttgaaatgcttgaCTGGGAGTATCTAGAGCCAGAAAATACTTCATCTTTCTTTGATCCAAAGAACTCCACAAGGTCTGGTCTTCTTATGCTGATAACTTCTCTTATACTCTATGGATATCTTATCCCTATATCACTGTATGTTTCCCTAGAAATTGTAAAAGTGCTGCAGGCAGTGTTCATCAACCAAGACATTCAAATGTATGATGAAGGAACAAGCAGCGCTGCACAAGCTCGAACATCAAATCTGAATGAGGAGCTTGGTCAAATAGATACTATCCTTTCAGACAAAACAGGAACACTTACCTGCAACCAAATGGATTTCCTCAAGTGTTCTATAGCTGGAACTTCTTATGGCGATGGAGCCACTGATATTGAAATTGCTGCAGTAAAGCGGATAGAAAGCAAGAGAGAGAATCCTTCAGATATATCAGATTCATCAAGAATCGACCCAAATATCCTAAGTTCTAAGTCTAAGAGTTTCTCAACTGGCACCTCAGAATTTAACTATTCAAATATTAACGCAACAAGCATAGAATTATCTCAAGTCCATGTTGAAAGCAAAAGTCTGGATGCTTCTGACATTGGAGTGTTGACTGGTGGTACAGACTGGACCCAAAAGGACAAGCAACATGGCATCAAGGGCTTCAACTTCAATGACCAACGTCTCATGAATGGACAATGGATGAATGGGCTACACGAGGATATGAAATTAATGTTCTTTCGCATATTAGCAGTATGCCATACAGTTGTTccagagaaagatgaagaaagtggTAAAATCAAATATGAAGCAGAGTCTCCTGATGAGGCAGCTTTTGTGATAGCTGCTAGGGAATTTGGATTTGAATTCTTTCAACGAACGCAATCCACAGTGTCTGTAATAGAGTTGGATCCTTCTTCTGAAAGAAAGGTGCAAAGGTGAGAAATCAAATCTCTCATTGAGTCATTAATTATGCTTTCTAGTTCATCTTTCTTTTCGATTTAGAAATGTTTTCAATTCAAACCTGATGAATGGAATGATTTGTAGGGGATACAAATTACTCAATCTCCTGGAATTCAATAGCACTCGCAAACGAATGTCTGTCATAGTTAGTGATGAGGAAGGGCAGATATTTCTTCTGTGCAAAGGTGCAGACAGGTTTGCAATCTACCTTATCCTTGTCAGGCATGTTGCATTCTGCTATGGTTATAATGTTGCTCAAAAACAATAGTTAGGACCTTTTTGTTCACTAAACAATTTTGGCATTTTTATAACACGCAAAGCTTATCTTGTCCACCTATAAAATCATTTTGTTAGTTCTATGCATGAAACTGCACCTTTTTTTTGTACCATTGCCTTTTATGTGGAATCCTTGTGTTGGATCACTGCTGCTTTATCACTGTGAGTTCACAATCTTCTTTGTGATTAAACTTGATCTTCTGGCATGCCTTCTTTTTGAAATGGTGATAACATTTAGAATGTTGAGCCATGATCCATTAGCTTACCCACGATTAGGTAAGGTGAATCCTCTTGCAAGCTACATAAAATTGGGAGTACTTAGTTTTTGTTGTTCGGAGTGCTGGCTTGATTCCTCCTACTGTAAAGTGTGAAATTTCTAGGCAATCTGAATCAGGTGCCTACTTCTGTTGACATTGTACATCCCTCGCTGGAGAAATCATCCATGGTTGAGCTTAGGAATCTTAAGAACCATAAGCTAGCATCTAAGCCCTGAGCCTCACCAACttgaaataaaaatttagaatactGTTAACTAGATAATTCTTTTTCTTATTTAGAAGCATCTGTTAGTCCTTGTTCTTGGGGAGACTTACGATCTAATAATATCTTTCTTTTTGGATTCTTGTAGTGTAATCTTTGATCGGTTAGGGGAGAATGGCAGACAGTATGAAAATGCCACTAGAACTCATCTTGCCAAATATAGTGAAGAAGGATTGCGAACACTTGCATTTGCATACCGAAAACTTGAAACAACTGAATATTTGGAATGGAATGCTGTATTTACAAAGGCTAAAACAACAGTTGGGGCTGGAAGAGAGGCCTTATTGGACAGTGCATCTGATTTAATAGAAAAAGATTTGGTTCTTATTGGTGCTACAGCAGTTGAAGACAAGTTGCAGAAAGGGGTAGGTGTTTGCCTCATTGTGTTGTCAATTCTACTGAATAGAAGCCCTGCTAGACTAAATATGTCTCTCTTATTCTAATGATTGTTCTTAATATTCAAGGTTCCAGGCTGCATAGATAAACTCGCACAAGCAGGCATCAAGATTTGGGTGCTAACTGGTGATAAAGAGGAGACTGCAATTAACATAGGGTAGGAAATTCAAAAGCTCTGGGAATATACTAAAATGAATAACTTCTAAGATAATATGTAATGGCAGATATATAGTGTATTCTGTCTTGGTTTCTCTCTCTAATGAAATCCAATTAATTACATTTGTTACAGATTTGCATGCAGTTTGCTTCGGCAAGGAATGAAACAAATTTCTCTTTGTATTAGAAAGATAGACGAATTCCAAGACCAAGATGATGTTAACAAGGTTTGAACCATTACTCTATAAAGAAGACATGCCATTTGTATTATTTATCGGGAGGGACTAGTTCTGAACAAATGTCTTCTGTTAAGTATACAGGCTTACAAAGAAGATATTCTAAGCAAAATTCAAAATGGTTTTGAAATTGTAAGGCTAGAATCAAATATTGATGCTGCATTTGCCTTGATAATTGATGGAAAATCACTGGCATATGCTTTGGAGGATGACATTAAATATAAATTTCTGCAACTGGCCACAAACTGTGCATCTGTCATATGCTGCCGAGTGTCTCCAA
The nucleotide sequence above comes from Cryptomeria japonica chromosome 11, Sugi_1.0, whole genome shotgun sequence. Encoded proteins:
- the LOC131051402 gene encoding probable phospholipid-transporting ATPase 4 isoform X1 translates to MPQNARNKRKLNWSKLYSFKNCLKSSKESYPPQLLEGPGFSRVVYCNNPDLHRKKPLKYPSNYVSTTKYTVISFLPKALFEQFRRVANLYFLFAAALSVTPSLSPVSPISTIAPLAFVVGLSMLKEGIEDFRRFLQDKKVNSRKVKTRKENGSFDLKPWEKVQVGEVVKIEKDEFFPADLLLLSSSYDDGICYVETMNLDGETNLKVKRCLEFTLGLDKENEFDHFNAVIKCEDPNPSLYTFVGNLEFHDQVYALGPEQVLLRDSKLRNTQYIYGVVIFSGFDTKVTKNSTQSPSKRSRIEHKIDRIIYLLFTVLLLISLITALGFSLLTKFEMLDWEYLEPENTSSFFDPKNSTRSGLLMLITSLILYGYLIPISLYVSLEIVKVLQAVFINQDIQMYDEGTSSAAQARTSNLNEELGQIDTILSDKTGTLTCNQMDFLKCSIAGTSYGDGATDIEIAAVKRIESKRENPSDISDSSRIDPNILSSKSKSFSTGTSEFNYSNINATSIELSQVHVESKSLDASDIGVLTGGTDWTQKDKQHGIKGFNFNDQRLMNGQWMNGLHEDMKLMFFRILAVCHTVVPEKDEESGKIKYEAESPDEAAFVIAAREFGFEFFQRTQSTVSVIELDPSSERKVQRGYKLLNLLEFNSTRKRMSVIVSDEEGQIFLLCKGADSVIFDRLGENGRQYENATRTHLAKYSEEGLRTLAFAYRKLETTEYLEWNAVFTKAKTTVGAGREALLDSASDLIEKDLVLIGATAVEDKLQKGVPGCIDKLAQAGIKIWVLTGDKEETAINIGFACSLLRQGMKQISLCIRKIDEFQDQDDVNKAYKEDILSKIQNGFEIVRLESNIDAAFALIIDGKSLAYALEDDIKYKFLQLATNCASVICCRVSPKQKALVTKLVKESTGKTTLAIGDGANDVGMIQEADVGVGISGVEGMQAVMASDFSIAQFCFLERLLIVHGHWCYKRIAKMVCYFFYKNVAFGLTLFYYETYTSFSGLPIYDDWYMTLFNVLLTSLPVISLGVFEQDVPSEVCLQFPALYQQGPRNIFFSWSRIIGWMANGVYTSLITFFLNIYIYYAQAFRAQGATSDPSNIGATMYTCIIWAVNCQIALLIAHFTWIQHLFIWGSIFTWYAFLYVYGTLPPTVSNKAFHVLTDILGPAPIYWFITLLVTITSVLPYFTHITLQRMINPLDDHVIQEIKHFKKDIEDTEMWSREQEKAKQKTKVGFSARVDAKIKQWKGQIDHKRKAIYNSVTDTPLFSGTSPFRTRFFGKTGSVS